A region of Micromonospora chokoriensis DNA encodes the following proteins:
- a CDS encoding penicillin acylase family protein, translated as MPRTALRNRLAAFTAATVTASVLTVIPPSPALAATTFAANDYCLGQCSDILPPGQNGNATLVAILAHQALGTRPAHSSDQLDEYANLVYNYAGLTDEQIAHFYNDASFGVPAAQVESTVSPRADVTIVRDKATGVPHITGTTRAGTMFGAGYAGAQDRLWVMDLLRHVGRGNVTSFAGGAPGNRELEQSVWANSPYTEADLQAQVEALRTKGARGQQLYTDVVDYIAGINAYIDKSIAEDNYPGEYVLAGAGKPKHFTMTDLIATAGVIGGLFGGGGGSEIQSALVRVAARAKYGATEGDRVWAAFRSQNDPETVLTVHDGQSFPYGATPPGATSAVLPDAGTVVAEPLAYDQTGGAASRAGASTATKELLGGLSNLRAHGMSNAVVVSGQHTTSGNPVAVFGPQTGYFAPQLLMLQELQGPGVSARGAAFAGLNLYVLLGRGQDYAWSATSASQDLTDTYAVPLCTTDGSAPTLRTNRYLYRGQCLAMEALEQRNSWSPTIADSTPAGSYTLRALRTKYGLVAYRGLVNGQPTAFTKLRSTYRHEADSAIGFQAFNDPSAMGDAAAFQASAAGVGYAFNWFYVNSTEAAYYNSGSNPVRPATADPNLPTKAEAAYEWVGWNPDTNDATYTPVSAHPQSVNQDYYVSWNNKQARDFGAADGNFSFGSVHRGQLLDGPVRAAIAQRKLGRADVVKIMADAAVTDLRGQQVLGDLLRVLDSTPLTDPALTDAVGKLRAWQQAGARRVETSPGSKVYQHADAIRIFDAWWPLLASAQFRPGLGPDLYAALVDAMQVNEAPSGGQNGGRDGTVSWALQGQAHKGSSFQQGWWGYVDKDLRTVLGDPVAGGLGRSYWTPVFSTTTGNGGVDNATFAPVTARYVRVYGAKRATSYGFSLYEFELYGR; from the coding sequence ATGCCCCGTACCGCTCTCCGTAACCGGCTCGCGGCGTTCACCGCCGCCACAGTGACCGCGAGCGTCCTGACGGTGATCCCGCCGTCTCCCGCCCTGGCCGCCACCACGTTCGCCGCCAACGACTACTGCCTCGGGCAGTGTTCCGACATCCTGCCCCCGGGGCAGAACGGCAACGCCACGCTCGTCGCCATCCTGGCGCACCAGGCGCTCGGCACCCGCCCGGCGCACTCCAGCGACCAGCTCGACGAGTACGCCAACCTGGTCTACAACTACGCCGGGCTGACCGACGAGCAGATCGCCCACTTCTACAACGACGCCTCGTTCGGCGTCCCGGCCGCGCAGGTGGAGAGCACCGTCTCGCCGCGCGCGGACGTCACGATCGTGCGGGACAAGGCCACCGGCGTTCCGCACATCACCGGCACCACCCGTGCCGGCACGATGTTCGGCGCCGGTTACGCCGGAGCCCAGGACCGGCTCTGGGTGATGGACCTGCTGCGGCACGTCGGCCGCGGCAACGTCACCTCGTTCGCCGGCGGCGCGCCGGGCAACCGCGAGCTGGAACAGAGCGTCTGGGCCAACTCGCCGTACACCGAGGCGGACCTCCAGGCCCAGGTGGAGGCGCTGCGCACCAAGGGTGCGCGGGGCCAGCAGCTCTACACCGACGTGGTCGACTACATCGCCGGCATCAACGCCTACATCGACAAGTCGATCGCCGAGGACAACTACCCGGGCGAGTACGTGCTCGCCGGCGCCGGCAAGCCGAAGCACTTCACCATGACCGACCTGATCGCCACCGCCGGCGTGATCGGCGGCCTCTTCGGCGGGGGCGGCGGCAGCGAAATCCAGTCCGCCCTGGTCCGGGTCGCCGCCCGCGCCAAGTACGGCGCCACCGAGGGCGACCGGGTGTGGGCGGCGTTCCGCTCGCAGAACGACCCGGAGACCGTGCTCACAGTGCACGACGGGCAGAGCTTCCCGTACGGGGCGACGCCACCGGGTGCGACCAGCGCCGTGCTCCCCGACGCCGGGACGGTGGTCGCCGAGCCCCTCGCCTACGACCAGACCGGCGGGGCAGCCTCCCGCGCCGGGGCCAGCACCGCCACCAAGGAGCTGCTCGGCGGCCTGTCCAACCTGCGCGCGCACGGCATGTCCAACGCGGTGGTGGTCTCCGGGCAGCACACCACCAGCGGCAACCCGGTCGCCGTGTTCGGTCCGCAGACCGGCTACTTCGCCCCGCAACTGCTCATGCTCCAGGAGTTGCAGGGGCCGGGGGTCAGCGCGCGCGGCGCGGCGTTCGCCGGGTTGAACCTCTACGTGCTGCTCGGCCGGGGCCAGGACTACGCATGGAGCGCCACGTCCGCCTCGCAGGACCTCACCGACACGTACGCGGTGCCGCTGTGCACCACCGACGGCAGCGCACCGACGCTGCGCACCAACCGGTACCTCTACCGGGGGCAGTGCCTCGCCATGGAGGCGCTGGAGCAGCGCAACTCCTGGTCCCCGACGATCGCCGACTCCACCCCGGCCGGGTCGTACACACTGCGGGCGCTGCGCACCAAGTACGGGCTGGTGGCCTACCGGGGCCTGGTGAACGGCCAGCCGACGGCCTTCACCAAGCTGCGCTCCACCTACCGGCACGAGGCGGACTCGGCGATCGGCTTCCAGGCGTTCAACGACCCGTCGGCGATGGGCGACGCGGCGGCGTTCCAGGCGTCCGCGGCCGGCGTCGGGTACGCGTTCAACTGGTTCTACGTCAACTCGACCGAGGCGGCGTACTACAACTCCGGCTCGAACCCGGTCCGCCCGGCCACCGCCGACCCGAACCTGCCCACGAAGGCGGAGGCGGCGTACGAGTGGGTCGGCTGGAACCCGGACACCAACGACGCCACCTACACACCGGTGTCGGCACATCCGCAGTCGGTCAACCAGGACTACTACGTCAGCTGGAACAACAAGCAGGCGCGGGACTTCGGGGCCGCGGACGGCAACTTCAGCTTCGGCTCCGTACACCGTGGTCAGTTGCTCGACGGCCCGGTGCGCGCCGCGATCGCCCAGCGCAAGCTCGGCCGCGCCGACGTCGTCAAGATCATGGCGGACGCGGCGGTGACCGACCTGCGCGGCCAGCAGGTCCTCGGCGACCTGCTGCGGGTGCTGGACAGCACACCGCTCACCGACCCGGCGCTCACCGACGCGGTGGGCAAGCTGCGGGCCTGGCAGCAGGCCGGTGCCCGGCGGGTGGAGACGTCGCCCGGCTCGAAGGTCTACCAGCACGCCGACGCCATCCGGATCTTCGACGCCTGGTGGCCGCTGCTCGCCTCGGCGCAGTTCCGCCCCGGCCTCGGGCCGGACCTCTACGCCGCGCTGGTCGACGCCATGCAGGTGAACGAGGCGCCGTCGGGCGGCCAGAACGGCGGGCGCGACGGCACCGTGAGCTGGGCCCTGCAGGGTCAGGCGCACAAGGGCTCGTCGTTCCAGCAGGGCTGGTGGGGCTACGTCGACAAGGACCTGCGCACCGTGCTCGGCGACCCGGTGGCCGGCGGCCTGGGCCGCTCGTACTGGACGCCGGTGTTCAGCACCACGACCGGCAACGGCGGCGTCGACAACGCCACCTTCGCCCCGGTCACCGCTCGATACGTGCGGGTGTACGGAGCCAAGCGGGCCACCTCGTACGGGTTCTCGCTCTACGAGTTCGAGCTGTACGGACGGTGA
- a CDS encoding winged helix-turn-helix transcriptional regulator, whose product MQQSTDPELACPVAPVVDIVFSRWTTPILWALHEYGRQRFVELERRLTSITPKVLTQRLRQLERDGLVTRTYHAEVPPRVEYEITELGASLGPLFAHLATWADASLGEVERARRAYDAGR is encoded by the coding sequence GTGCAGCAATCGACGGATCCCGAGCTGGCGTGCCCGGTCGCGCCGGTCGTCGACATCGTGTTCAGCCGGTGGACCACACCGATCCTGTGGGCCCTGCACGAGTACGGCCGGCAACGCTTCGTGGAGCTGGAGCGCCGACTGACCAGCATCACGCCCAAGGTGCTCACGCAGCGGCTCCGCCAACTCGAACGCGACGGCCTCGTGACGCGCACCTACCACGCCGAGGTGCCCCCACGAGTCGAGTACGAGATCACCGAGTTGGGTGCGAGCCTCGGCCCGCTCTTCGCGCACCTGGCCACGTGGGCCGACGCCAGCCTCGGAGAGGTGGAACGAGCACGGCGTGCGTACGACGCCGGGCGGTGA
- a CDS encoding prolyl oligopeptidase family serine peptidase, producing the protein MSASVTRRTVLAGGAGAAIGLALPGSAAHAGDRHSTSVRFTLDATTLDGGEQVTSVTLDTGRLGPIDPTRLTPGTFSVHAKATSPIPIAPGDLIFSEYDLDRTVTAARLDRRGNIVLELSHAEGQPGGGTLGYILSRGRNVQLDLAYTITQNTPLVRRTGAPLTITRFVQGRLSNPEVDAFSHHVSGSGLKYRLYSPERSTHHGRRPLILWLHGGGEGASLPDDYYDNETTLRANRGALGFATPEAQRIFSGAYVVAPQSTSYWMEDGPRFAPLIREIVQDLVRRKRVDPDRIYVVGCSNGGYMSLEMTVAYPDLFAASVPICGVVEPLGGDGPPLITDAELAGIRTPTWLVTSRDDDTVPPETNTIHAHDLIPGSLVSLYDNVVWNGYQFSGHWSWIYVARNDPSLNGTHIWQWMARRRR; encoded by the coding sequence ATGTCCGCGTCTGTCACTCGCCGCACCGTCCTGGCCGGTGGCGCCGGTGCCGCCATCGGCCTGGCGCTGCCCGGCTCCGCCGCCCACGCCGGTGATCGCCATTCCACCAGCGTGCGCTTCACCCTGGACGCGACAACGCTCGACGGCGGGGAGCAGGTCACCTCGGTCACCCTCGACACCGGCCGGCTCGGGCCGATCGACCCCACCCGGCTCACCCCCGGCACGTTCAGCGTGCACGCCAAGGCCACCAGCCCGATCCCGATCGCTCCCGGCGACCTGATCTTCAGCGAGTACGACCTGGACCGCACGGTGACCGCGGCCCGGCTCGACCGGCGCGGAAACATCGTGCTGGAGTTGAGCCACGCCGAAGGTCAACCCGGTGGTGGCACCCTCGGCTACATCCTGAGCAGGGGCCGTAACGTCCAACTGGACCTCGCCTACACCATCACGCAGAACACCCCGCTCGTCCGGCGCACCGGCGCACCGCTCACCATCACGCGCTTCGTGCAGGGGCGGCTCTCGAATCCCGAGGTGGACGCCTTCAGCCACCACGTCTCGGGCTCGGGCCTGAAGTACCGGCTGTACTCCCCCGAGCGTTCCACCCACCACGGTCGTCGACCACTGATCCTCTGGCTGCACGGCGGCGGCGAGGGTGCGTCACTGCCCGACGACTACTACGACAACGAGACGACGTTGCGCGCCAACCGGGGGGCGCTGGGTTTCGCCACCCCGGAGGCCCAGCGGATCTTCTCCGGCGCGTACGTCGTCGCTCCGCAGAGCACCTCGTACTGGATGGAGGACGGCCCCCGCTTCGCCCCGCTGATCCGCGAGATCGTCCAGGATCTCGTACGCCGCAAGCGTGTCGACCCCGACCGGATCTACGTGGTCGGTTGCAGCAACGGCGGCTACATGTCCCTGGAGATGACCGTCGCCTACCCCGACCTGTTCGCCGCGTCCGTGCCGATCTGCGGCGTCGTCGAGCCGCTCGGTGGAGACGGCCCACCGCTGATCACCGACGCGGAGCTGGCGGGCATCCGCACCCCGACCTGGCTGGTCACCTCGCGCGACGACGACACCGTGCCACCCGAGACCAACACGATCCACGCCCACGACCTCATCCCGGGATCACTGGTGAGCCTGTACGACAACGTGGTGTGGAACGGGTACCAGTTCTCCGGTCACTGGTCCTGGATCTACGTGGCCCGCAACGACCCGAGTCTCAACGGCACCCACATCTGGCAGTGGATGGCCCGCCGCCGTCGGTGA
- a CDS encoding NmrA family NAD(P)-binding protein translates to MIVVTAPTGTIGGRLVQDLLDVGAPVRVVARDPARLAPGVVERVEVVRGSHGDPAVAAEAFAGAAAVFWLVLADPQSTSLDEAYSGFTRPVLDTLATVPRVVGISALGRGTPAARRAGHVTATLAMDDLIAATGVPYRALTMPSFMDNVLWQLAPITRQGVLYGPTAPDLSAPTVAARDIAATAARLLRDDTWTGFEEVPVLGPEDLTQNEMAAVVADVLGRPVRYQQVSGEAYKEDMLRAGRSEAIAQGLLDMAVAKNAGLDNGVARTPEWSTPTTFRQWCLDVLKPAADA, encoded by the coding sequence ATGATTGTGGTAACCGCTCCGACCGGCACCATCGGCGGCCGTCTGGTCCAGGATCTGCTCGACGTCGGCGCGCCCGTGCGGGTGGTGGCCCGTGACCCGGCACGGCTGGCGCCGGGCGTCGTCGAGCGGGTCGAGGTCGTCCGGGGTTCGCACGGTGACCCGGCAGTCGCAGCCGAGGCGTTCGCCGGTGCCGCTGCCGTCTTCTGGCTGGTGCTGGCCGACCCGCAGTCGACGAGCCTGGACGAGGCGTACTCCGGCTTCACCCGCCCGGTGCTCGACACGCTGGCCACCGTCCCGCGCGTGGTCGGCATCTCGGCGCTGGGCCGCGGCACGCCGGCGGCCCGGCGGGCCGGGCACGTCACCGCGACGCTCGCGATGGACGACCTGATCGCCGCGACCGGCGTACCGTATCGAGCCTTGACCATGCCGTCCTTCATGGACAACGTGCTGTGGCAGCTCGCCCCGATCACCCGCCAGGGCGTCCTGTACGGCCCCACCGCGCCGGACCTGTCCGCGCCCACGGTCGCCGCCCGGGACATCGCCGCGACCGCCGCCCGCCTGCTGCGCGACGACACGTGGACGGGCTTCGAGGAGGTGCCCGTCCTCGGCCCGGAGGATCTCACCCAGAACGAGATGGCCGCCGTCGTCGCCGACGTGCTCGGCCGTCCCGTCCGCTACCAGCAGGTCTCCGGCGAGGCCTACAAGGAGGACATGCTGCGGGCCGGCCGCTCCGAGGCCATCGCCCAGGGCCTGCTCGACATGGCCGTGGCCAAGAACGCGGGCCTGGACAACGGCGTGGCCCGCACCCCTGAATGGAGTACGCCGACCACCTTCCGCCAGTGGTGCCTCGACGTGCTGAAGCCCGCCGCCGACGCCTGA
- a CDS encoding LysR family transcriptional regulator: MSDLETRQLRYFVAVAEEQHFGRAADRLGMAQPPLSRAIRNLERQLGVQLLIRTTRQVALTPAGETLLADAKVALDAIGAAQRRARRAGQETPTLRLALKADYDGGLLPLILEAYDVMPVELLLGGRGEQVPALRDGRADVALIPALEDEDGLDSELLLTGPSVVALPAADPLAARTTIRLADLTGRQLPDGSPAEEARMVGDRRPLDLAQIFNLVEVGTAVWFLPEWVARRYSRPGTAFRTVPELDPVTLKVAWPAESRSPAVAAFVRVARQVAESPEKQLLRG, translated from the coding sequence ATGAGTGATCTGGAGACACGGCAGCTCCGCTATTTCGTGGCGGTGGCCGAGGAGCAGCACTTCGGCCGGGCCGCCGACCGGCTCGGGATGGCCCAGCCGCCGCTGTCACGCGCCATCCGCAATCTGGAACGGCAGCTCGGCGTCCAGCTCCTGATCCGTACCACGCGGCAGGTGGCGTTGACCCCGGCCGGCGAGACCCTGCTGGCCGACGCCAAGGTGGCGCTGGACGCGATCGGCGCCGCCCAGCGCCGGGCCCGCCGGGCCGGACAGGAGACGCCGACCCTGCGGTTGGCGCTCAAGGCCGACTACGACGGCGGGCTCCTACCGCTGATCCTGGAGGCGTACGACGTCATGCCGGTCGAGCTGCTGCTCGGCGGACGCGGCGAGCAGGTGCCGGCGCTGCGCGACGGGCGTGCCGACGTGGCGCTCATCCCGGCGCTCGAAGACGAGGACGGGCTGGACAGCGAGCTGCTGCTGACCGGGCCGAGCGTGGTGGCGCTGCCGGCCGCCGACCCGCTGGCGGCGCGGACGACCATCCGCCTCGCCGACCTGACCGGCCGTCAGCTCCCGGACGGGTCACCGGCCGAGGAGGCCCGCATGGTGGGCGACCGGCGGCCGCTGGACCTCGCGCAGATCTTCAACCTGGTCGAGGTGGGCACCGCCGTGTGGTTCCTGCCGGAATGGGTGGCTCGGCGCTACTCCCGGCCGGGCACCGCCTTCCGCACCGTGCCGGAACTCGATCCGGTGACGCTGAAGGTGGCCTGGCCGGCCGAGTCACGCTCACCCGCGGTGGCGGCCTTCGTACGCGTCGCCCGCCAGGTCGCCGAATCACCCGAGAAGCAGTTGCTCCGCGGCTGA
- a CDS encoding TIGR02452 family protein gives MSGRLREIARQTVAIAGSGRYRNGSGAEVVIGDAVRAAIAGTRHHLPDEVLAVRDAKPGVGTVEVTHESTLQAAHRLGPEAACLVFASAKNPGGGFLGGAKAQEESIARASALYPCLLAAPEFYAFHREQGDLRYSDRVIYSPRVPVFRDDRGNLLDQSYPTSFLTAAAPNLGAIVRNQPTHATDVPAVLARRARRVLEVAATHGHRTVVLGAWGCGVFRNDPATVAGAFAEALQVVDRFDHVVFAIHDGLPGTPVYRTFVERFPGTAAASPPA, from the coding sequence GTGAGCGGTCGTCTTCGTGAGATCGCTCGGCAGACGGTGGCGATCGCCGGGTCGGGGCGTTACCGCAACGGCAGCGGTGCCGAGGTCGTCATCGGCGATGCGGTACGGGCGGCAATCGCCGGCACCCGTCATCACCTGCCCGACGAGGTCCTCGCGGTGCGGGACGCGAAACCCGGCGTCGGCACTGTGGAGGTGACCCACGAGTCGACGTTGCAGGCGGCCCACCGGCTGGGGCCGGAGGCCGCGTGTCTGGTGTTCGCCTCGGCGAAGAACCCGGGCGGCGGGTTCCTGGGCGGGGCGAAGGCGCAGGAGGAGAGCATCGCCCGCGCATCGGCGCTCTACCCGTGTCTCCTCGCCGCGCCGGAGTTCTACGCGTTCCACCGGGAGCAGGGCGACCTGCGCTACAGCGACCGGGTCATCTACTCCCCGCGCGTGCCGGTGTTCCGGGACGACCGGGGCAACCTGCTCGATCAGTCGTACCCGACGTCGTTTCTGACCGCCGCCGCGCCGAACCTCGGCGCGATCGTCCGTAACCAGCCCACGCACGCCACGGACGTGCCTGCGGTGCTGGCCCGACGTGCCCGGCGGGTGCTGGAGGTCGCGGCCACGCACGGGCACCGGACGGTCGTGCTGGGCGCGTGGGGGTGCGGGGTGTTCCGCAACGATCCCGCCACCGTGGCCGGCGCGTTCGCCGAGGCGCTCCAGGTCGTCGACCGGTTCGACCACGTGGTGTTCGCCATCCACGACGGTCTGCCGGGCACACCGGTGTACCGCACGTTCGTGGAGCGCTTCCCGGGAACCGCCGCGGCCTCGCCGCCGGCCTGA
- a CDS encoding SRPBCC family protein — MAALIEIVSVICADPTVVFDLERDVDVHAASLHGSRETATTSTGRRRLTLGDEVTFRARHLGLRWRMTSRITAYERPHRFVDEQTRGPFRALRHEHLFRDVDGGTQMIDRMTVTAPLGPLGALVTRALVAPYLRRLLKQRAAHIKQVAEAPCGQPDR, encoded by the coding sequence GTGGCGGCGCTGATCGAGATCGTGTCTGTCATCTGCGCCGATCCGACAGTGGTGTTCGACCTGGAACGTGATGTGGACGTTCATGCCGCGTCGCTGCACGGCAGCCGGGAGACGGCCACCACCAGCACGGGTCGACGCCGACTCACGCTCGGGGACGAGGTCACCTTCCGCGCTCGGCATCTCGGTCTGCGTTGGCGCATGACCAGCCGCATCACCGCCTACGAACGTCCGCACCGCTTCGTGGACGAGCAGACGCGGGGTCCCTTCCGCGCCCTCCGTCACGAACATCTCTTTCGAGACGTCGATGGCGGGACGCAGATGATCGACCGAATGACCGTCACCGCGCCTCTGGGGCCGTTGGGAGCGCTGGTGACCCGCGCGCTCGTCGCGCCGTATCTGCGACGGCTGCTCAAGCAGCGGGCAGCCCACATCAAGCAGGTGGCGGAAGCCCCATGCGGTCAGCCCGATCGATGA
- a CDS encoding holin, with amino-acid sequence MFTTKFWKATAERAVKSAAQGLLLYWGADVVFNAWQADWAAAGGIASGAAVLSVLTSLVSAKVSGEGDSPSLVGAEQ; translated from the coding sequence ATGTTCACCACGAAGTTCTGGAAGGCCACCGCCGAGCGCGCGGTGAAGAGTGCCGCACAGGGTCTGCTGCTCTACTGGGGCGCCGACGTCGTGTTCAACGCCTGGCAGGCGGACTGGGCTGCGGCGGGTGGCATCGCGTCCGGTGCCGCGGTGCTGTCGGTGCTCACCTCACTGGTGAGTGCGAAGGTGTCGGGAGAGGGCGACTCCCCCAGCCTTGTCGGTGCCGAGCAGTAA
- a CDS encoding nucleotidyltransferase family protein: MSARDVVGVIESDPAAMRVLRATAGLGLPDWWIGAGFVRNRVWDAISNLPVSPERDVDVAYFDPGKLDPGEDARAEARAAVVLPEVPWEIRNQARMHLRNGDEPYTSTLDAISRWPETATCVAVTLRGDSVRLVACHGLTDLVGLVVRPSPAFDNAAGRATVERRAKAKGWLDRWAGLRLEI, from the coding sequence ATGAGCGCGCGCGACGTTGTGGGCGTGATCGAGTCAGACCCCGCAGCGATGAGAGTCCTCCGGGCCACGGCCGGCCTTGGGCTACCGGACTGGTGGATCGGTGCCGGCTTCGTCCGCAACCGCGTCTGGGACGCCATCAGTAACCTTCCCGTCTCGCCGGAGCGCGACGTGGATGTCGCCTACTTCGACCCGGGGAAGCTCGACCCGGGCGAGGACGCCCGCGCCGAAGCCCGCGCCGCAGTGGTCCTGCCCGAGGTGCCGTGGGAGATTCGCAACCAGGCCCGGATGCACCTGCGCAACGGCGACGAGCCCTACACGTCCACCCTGGACGCGATATCGCGCTGGCCCGAAACGGCGACCTGTGTCGCGGTGACCCTGCGGGGCGACTCTGTTCGCCTGGTGGCCTGCCACGGCCTGACCGACCTGGTGGGATTGGTGGTCCGCCCCTCGCCGGCCTTCGACAACGCAGCCGGGCGGGCAACGGTCGAGCGCCGCGCCAAGGCCAAGGGATGGCTCGACCGGTGGGCCGGGCTCCGGCTGGAGATCTAG
- a CDS encoding amidohydrolase family protein: protein MTKHAVRAERMFDGERLVDGGVLVLLDGGRIVDVRSGRPEAPEGWPVREAPNSTLLPGLVDAHVHLCADAGPDALGRLADRAEADLDAVVEASLRAHLRAGITTVRDLGDRRDAVLRWRGRGVRDDLPTVVAAGAPVTSVGGHCWALGGEARGVDGVREAVWLRAAAGADLVKIMASGGVFTPGTDTTRPQFTDQELAAARNQAHDAGLPVTAHAHALSAVEQALRVGVDGIEHCTCVTAAGARVPEELADRLAASGIAVCATLGTDPAVVTPPEVVEMAARAGLSEAALRAGTAALHRAGVRLVAGSDAGLGPAKPHGILPETLVDYVACGIPATAALTAATSVGAEVCGLGGRKGRVHPGFEADLLIVDGDPTSDITVLRRPLAVYRAGDLVS from the coding sequence ATGACGAAGCATGCTGTCCGGGCGGAACGGATGTTCGACGGCGAGCGGCTCGTGGACGGCGGGGTGCTGGTCCTGCTCGACGGCGGGCGCATCGTCGACGTGCGCAGCGGTCGGCCCGAGGCGCCGGAAGGTTGGCCGGTGCGCGAGGCGCCGAACAGCACGCTGCTGCCCGGGCTGGTCGACGCACACGTACACCTGTGCGCGGATGCCGGCCCCGACGCGCTCGGCCGACTCGCGGACCGCGCCGAGGCGGACCTCGACGCCGTCGTCGAGGCGTCACTGCGCGCGCACCTGAGGGCCGGAATCACGACGGTACGCGACCTGGGCGACCGACGTGACGCGGTGCTCCGATGGCGGGGGCGGGGCGTGCGTGACGACCTGCCGACGGTTGTGGCGGCGGGTGCGCCGGTCACCAGCGTCGGCGGGCACTGCTGGGCGCTGGGGGGCGAGGCGCGCGGTGTCGACGGTGTGCGGGAGGCCGTGTGGCTGCGGGCGGCGGCCGGCGCCGACCTGGTGAAGATCATGGCCAGCGGTGGGGTGTTCACCCCCGGTACGGACACCACCCGGCCGCAGTTCACCGACCAGGAGTTGGCCGCCGCCCGCAACCAGGCGCACGACGCGGGCCTGCCGGTGACCGCCCACGCGCACGCGCTCAGCGCTGTCGAGCAGGCGCTGCGCGTCGGGGTCGACGGCATTGAGCACTGCACGTGCGTGACCGCAGCCGGGGCGCGCGTGCCCGAGGAACTCGCGGACCGGCTGGCCGCGTCCGGAATCGCTGTCTGCGCCACGCTCGGCACCGATCCGGCCGTGGTAACGCCGCCGGAGGTGGTGGAGATGGCGGCACGGGCCGGGCTCAGCGAGGCCGCGCTGAGAGCCGGCACTGCCGCCCTGCACCGGGCCGGGGTCCGTCTGGTGGCCGGTTCGGACGCGGGCCTCGGCCCCGCGAAGCCGCACGGGATCCTGCCGGAGACGCTTGTCGACTATGTGGCCTGCGGCATCCCCGCCACCGCCGCCCTGACCGCGGCCACCTCGGTCGGTGCCGAGGTGTGCGGCCTGGGTGGGCGCAAGGGCCGCGTCCACCCCGGGTTCGAGGCCGACCTCCTGATCGTGGACGGTGACCCGACGAGCGACATCACCGTGCTGCGCCGCCCCCTCGCCGTCTACCGCGCCGGTGACCTGGTGAGCTGA
- a CDS encoding NAD(P)H-binding protein, whose protein sequence is MFVVVGATGNVGRTLSSLLATSGSAVTAVSRGRRPITLPDGVRHHRADLERPESLSPTLTDAEALYLLVEGAGAHLDMREILRVAEASGVERIVLQSSQAVVTRPDSPSHTPLNAIEDLVRRSGLGWTILRPGGFASNALAWAEPIRGSRMVSAPFGDVGLPVVDPADIAEVAAAALLDGSHNGRTYELTGPALSTPRERVADLAAALGEPIGFVHQTPDEAREQMLRFMPPPVVEGTLAILGTPTNAEQRISPHVAEVLGRPPRPFADWATRTIAAFR, encoded by the coding sequence ATGTTTGTCGTTGTAGGAGCCACCGGAAACGTCGGCAGAACCCTCTCGTCACTTCTTGCGACCTCGGGTTCCGCGGTGACGGCGGTATCCCGAGGGCGACGCCCGATCACCCTGCCGGACGGGGTTCGCCACCACCGCGCGGACCTCGAACGGCCAGAAAGCCTGAGCCCGACGCTCACCGACGCCGAAGCGCTGTACCTGCTCGTGGAGGGCGCCGGAGCCCACCTCGACATGCGCGAGATCCTGCGGGTCGCCGAAGCCTCTGGTGTGGAGCGCATCGTGCTTCAGTCCTCACAGGCGGTCGTCACACGGCCGGACTCGCCATCACACACGCCCCTGAACGCCATCGAGGATCTCGTCCGCCGATCCGGACTCGGCTGGACGATCCTGCGCCCCGGCGGTTTCGCCTCCAACGCCCTTGCCTGGGCTGAACCCATCCGGGGCTCCCGGATGGTGTCCGCACCGTTCGGCGATGTCGGCCTGCCCGTGGTCGACCCGGCCGACATCGCCGAAGTGGCGGCCGCCGCCCTGCTCGACGGCTCGCACAACGGCCGCACCTACGAACTGACCGGCCCAGCCCTGAGCACGCCACGCGAACGGGTCGCCGACCTCGCCGCCGCGCTCGGTGAGCCGATCGGCTTCGTGCACCAGACGCCCGACGAGGCCCGCGAGCAGATGCTGCGGTTCATGCCACCCCCGGTGGTCGAGGGCACGCTGGCGATCCTCGGTACGCCCACCAACGCCGAACAGCGGATCAGCCCGCACGTTGCCGAGGTGCTGGGTCGACCACCCCGCCCCTTCGCCGACTGGGCGACGCGCACCATCGCCGCCTTCCGCTGA